The following are encoded in a window of Anser cygnoides isolate HZ-2024a breed goose chromosome 33, Taihu_goose_T2T_genome, whole genome shotgun sequence genomic DNA:
- the LOC125181237 gene encoding serum amyloid P-component-like, which translates to MLLPSHPRQPINPWAPAPTAAPSTMGRLRLWLAVLAGLSGVTAQEDLYRKVFVFRTDPSDAYVVLRAKLEQPLLNFTVCLRSYTDLTRPHSLFSYATKAQDNEILLFKPKPTEYRFYVGGKFVTFRVPEGRGDWEHVCASWESATGIAEFWLNGKPWPRKGLQRGYAVGAEAVILLGQEQDAFGGGFDVYNSFTGELADVHLWDAGLSPDKMRAAYQSLRLPPALLAWRSLSYETKGDVVVKPRLREALGR; encoded by the exons ATgctgcttccctcccacccACGGCAGCCGATAAACCCATGGGCGCCAGCACCGACGGCCGCACCCAGCACCATGGGCAGGCTGCGGCTGTGGCTCGCCGTCCTTGCTGGCCTCAGCGGTGTCACCGCCCAGGAAG acctctACCGAAAGGTGTTCGTCTTTCGGACGGACCCCAGCGATGCCTACGTGGTGCTGCGGGCGAAGCTGGAGCAGCCGCTGCTGAACTTCACCGTGTGCCTGCGCTCCTACACGGACCTCACGCGGCCCCACAGCCTCTTCTCCTACGCCACCAAGGCGCAGGACAACGAGATCCTCCTCTTCAAGCCCAAGCCCACCGAGTACCGCTTCTACGTGGGGGGCAAGTTCGTCACCTTCCGCGTCCCCGAGGGCCGCGGGGACTGGGAGCACGTCTGCGCCAGCTGGGAGTCGGCCACCGGCATCGCCGAATTCTGGCTCAACGGGAAGCCCTGGCCCCGCaaggggctgcagcggggctaCGCGGTGGGCGCCGAGGCCGTgatcctgctggggcaggagcaggacgCCTTCGGGGGCGGCTTCGACGTCTATAACTCCTTCACGGGCGAGCTGGCCGACGTCCACCTGTGGGACGCGGGGCTGTCCCCGGACAAGATGCGAGCCGCCTACCAGTCCCTGCGCCTGCCGCCCGCCCTGCTGGCCTGGAGGAGCTTGAGCTACGAAACCAAGGGCGACGTGGTGGTGAAACCGCGGCTCCGGGAGGCTCTGGGGCGCTGA
- the LOC106049812 gene encoding serum amyloid P-component-like isoform X1, with the protein MGTPRLCLLVLAGLFGLAALEGKMTAWIQPYPPAPTMYHQLMLSCEVTGDASVKEFLWEKEGSRDPLQKGQSNVLIFKPFNETHLGTYTCTATGPLGTAVATYDLWIDDLANQVFVFPRETKDSYVLVRVKPEQPLLNFTVCLRSYTDLTRPHSLFSYATKAQDNEILLFKPKPTEYRFYVGGKFVTFRIPESFSKSEHVCASWESPSSIVRFWLNGTPWPRKGLQKDYVVGADAVITLGQEQDVFGGGFDARQSFVGEISDVYMWDRELTTGEVRAAMYNSPSPAPIFGWRNFPYKIHGEVYLKG; encoded by the exons atggggacaccgcgGCTCTGCCTCCTCGTCCTTGCAGGGCTCTTCGGCCTCGCTGCCCTGGAAG gaaaAATGACCGCCTGGATCCAGCCTTACCCGCCGGCACCCACCATGTACCACCAGCTGATGCTCTCCTGCGAGGTCACTGGGGACGCCAG CGTCAAGGAGTTCCtgtgggagaaggaagggagccGCGACCCCCTGCAGAAGGGCCAGAGCAACGTCCTCATCTTCAAGCCCTTCAACGAGACCCACCTGGGCACCTACACCTGCACGGCCACCGGCCCCCTGGGCACCGCTGTGGCCACCTACGACCTGTGGATAGACG ACCTGGCAAACCAAGTGTTCGTGTTTCCCCGGGAGACCAAGGACTCCTACGTGCTGGTGCGGGTGAAGCCGGAGCAGCCGCTGCTGAACTTCACCGTGTGCCTGCGCTCCTACACGGACCTCACGCGGCCCCACAGCCTCTTCTCCTACGCCACCAAGGCGCAGGACAACGAGATCCTCCTCTTCAAGCCCAAGCCCACTGAGTACCGCTTCTACGTGGGGGGCAAGTTCGTCACCTTCCGCATCCCCGAGAGCTTCTCGAAGAGCGAGCACGTCTGCGCCAGCTGGGAGTCCCCCAGCAGCATCGTGCGCTTCTGGCTCAACGGGACGCCGTGGCCCCGCAAGGGGCTGCAGAAGGACTACGTGGTGGGCGCCGATGCCGTGATCacgctggggcaggagcaggacgtCTTCGGGGGCGGCTTTGACGCCCGTCAGTCCTTCGTGGGGGAGATCTCGGACGTCTACATGTGGGACAGGGAGCTGACCACCGGCGAGGTGAGGGCCGCCATGTACAACAGCCCCTCGCCCGCCCCCATCTTCGGCTGGAGGAACTTCCCCTACAAGATCCACGGCGAGGTGTACCTCAAGGGATGA
- the LOC106049812 gene encoding serum amyloid P-component-like isoform X2 — MTAWIQPYPPAPTMYHQLMLSCEVTGDASVKEFLWEKEGSRDPLQKGQSNVLIFKPFNETHLGTYTCTATGPLGTAVATYDLWIDDLANQVFVFPRETKDSYVLVRVKPEQPLLNFTVCLRSYTDLTRPHSLFSYATKAQDNEILLFKPKPTEYRFYVGGKFVTFRIPESFSKSEHVCASWESPSSIVRFWLNGTPWPRKGLQKDYVVGADAVITLGQEQDVFGGGFDARQSFVGEISDVYMWDRELTTGEVRAAMYNSPSPAPIFGWRNFPYKIHGEVYLKG; from the exons ATGACCGCCTGGATCCAGCCTTACCCGCCGGCACCCACCATGTACCACCAGCTGATGCTCTCCTGCGAGGTCACTGGGGACGCCAG CGTCAAGGAGTTCCtgtgggagaaggaagggagccGCGACCCCCTGCAGAAGGGCCAGAGCAACGTCCTCATCTTCAAGCCCTTCAACGAGACCCACCTGGGCACCTACACCTGCACGGCCACCGGCCCCCTGGGCACCGCTGTGGCCACCTACGACCTGTGGATAGACG ACCTGGCAAACCAAGTGTTCGTGTTTCCCCGGGAGACCAAGGACTCCTACGTGCTGGTGCGGGTGAAGCCGGAGCAGCCGCTGCTGAACTTCACCGTGTGCCTGCGCTCCTACACGGACCTCACGCGGCCCCACAGCCTCTTCTCCTACGCCACCAAGGCGCAGGACAACGAGATCCTCCTCTTCAAGCCCAAGCCCACTGAGTACCGCTTCTACGTGGGGGGCAAGTTCGTCACCTTCCGCATCCCCGAGAGCTTCTCGAAGAGCGAGCACGTCTGCGCCAGCTGGGAGTCCCCCAGCAGCATCGTGCGCTTCTGGCTCAACGGGACGCCGTGGCCCCGCAAGGGGCTGCAGAAGGACTACGTGGTGGGCGCCGATGCCGTGATCacgctggggcaggagcaggacgtCTTCGGGGGCGGCTTTGACGCCCGTCAGTCCTTCGTGGGGGAGATCTCGGACGTCTACATGTGGGACAGGGAGCTGACCACCGGCGAGGTGAGGGCCGCCATGTACAACAGCCCCTCGCCCGCCCCCATCTTCGGCTGGAGGAACTTCCCCTACAAGATCCACGGCGAGGTGTACCTCAAGGGATGA
- the DUSP23 gene encoding dual specificity protein phosphatase 23 isoform X2: MVEPPNFSWVAQGRLAGLAMPREPGHYRFLLGQGVRHLVSLSERPPPHHGCCPAVQLHRIRVPDFSPPTPGQIQSFLQLVEEANGRGEAVAVHCMLGHGRTGTMLACYLVKTQKLSGGDAIREIRRLRPGSIETREQEQAVIQFHQRFR; the protein is encoded by the exons ATGGTGGAGCCCCCCAACTTCTCGTGGGTGGCGCAGGGGCGGCTGGCGGGGCTGGCCATGCCGCGGGAGCCGGGGCATTACCGGTTCCTGCTGGGCCAGGGCGTGCGGCACCTGGTGTCGCTGTCGGAGCGGCCGCCCCCCCACCACGGCTGCTGCCCGGCGGTGCAGCTCCACCGGATCCGCGTGCCCGACTTCAGCCCCCCGACGCCCGGGCAGATCCAGAGcttcctgcagctggtggaggaggcCAACGGCCGCGGGGAG GCGGTGGCGGTGCACTGTATGCTGGGGCACGGCCGGACGGGCACCATGCTGGCCTGCTACCTGGTGAAGACGCAGAAGTTGAGCGGCGGCGACGCCATCCGGGAGATCCGCAGGCTGCGGCCAGGCTCCATCGAGACGCGGGAGCAGGA